Proteins from a genomic interval of Geotrypetes seraphini chromosome 7, aGeoSer1.1, whole genome shotgun sequence:
- the CREBL2 gene encoding cAMP-responsive element-binding protein-like 2 — translation MFENLFRVGTTLFVGTGCFRLFKMDDSKVNGGKVKKPGKRGRKPAKIDLKAKLERSRQSARECRARKKLRYQYLEELVSSRERAICALREELEMYKQWCMAMDQGKIPSEIRALLTGEEQSKAQQNSNKQAKGVKIEANGKNA, via the exons ATGTTTGAAAACCTCTTCCGAGTAGGAACGACGTTGTTTGTGGGGACTGGCTGTTTCAGGTTATTTAAAATGGACGATAGCAAG GTCAATGGAGGTAAAGTTAAAAAGCCAGGAAAACGAGGCCGTAAACCTGCCAAAATTGATTTAAAGGCAAAACTTGAAAGAAGTCGTCAGAGTGCCAGAGAATGCAGGGCAAGAAAGAAACTGAGATACCAGTATTTGGAAGAGCTGGTATCTAGCAGAGAGAGAGCAATCTGTGCTCTGAGAGAAGAACTGGAGATG TACAAACAGTGGTGCATGGCAATGGACCAAGGCAAAATTCCCTCAGAAATCCGAGCCCTTCTAACAGGAGAGGAGCAGAGCAAAGCGCAACAGAATTCAAACAAGCAAGCCAAAGGAGTAAAAATAGAAGCCAATGGGAAAAATGCCT